A genomic window from Prunus persica cultivar Lovell chromosome G2, Prunus_persica_NCBIv2, whole genome shotgun sequence includes:
- the LOC18787926 gene encoding uncharacterized protein LOC18787926: MRAPSLPLSSVESSKHPEFATESTRRSTRRLTESRRSRRRKSGVVLLRNLSTEMPSVEMRRTTRVFGMGMVKGGVDGARVLRSGRRLWPESSESKLERARNGDEDWLKLMKSHAGESVVGLNHKKWAGANQVGSPRRNTPVLKTSLVKKPQSNELLADLLKEHKRYGIVYTRKRKRASASFLGNVEKENGSDDRMYGRRFARRQRMKKSKELDSHPGFVCPEVLCFSVESSWAQGYWAGRFLYSVLVYMTRASLGLTEFSEFLALEPIGSIFASYGIQFSRDRSCTRRSGVCKLFGAEQFIPLFSVDFSAVPGCFMFMQTSMHLRFRCHLTVNNLIDGHENGEFIDQGDDDDDGEKVDFIENRHALHSSVRVPKLACRSTQYRNGLTSRGIQKRRSSLRRRRSRNPSLVSLRKPNGALVSELISIRKNGLPFSSVESKHMLRKSVSLSLAGNLKAESLTIEGSKRDLDSTSCSANILFTELDKCYREDGATVMLEMSSSGEWLLVVKKNGLTRYTHKAEKVMRPCSKNRITQAIIWSADSNGDNNWKLEFPNRCDWAIFKDLYKECSDRVVPAPAIKFIPVPGVREVPGYADSHSTLFDRPESYIYLNDDEVSRAMAKRTANYDMDSDDEEWLKKFNSDFFAENELHDHVSEDNFELMVDAFEKAFYCRPYDFADENAAANLCLDMGRREVVEAIYSYWMNKRKQKRSSSLLRVFQGHQSKRALLDPKPVLRKRRSFKRQPSQFGRGKQPSFLQAMAAEQDALQEQNAIHKVEEAKAEADRSVELAIRKRKRAQLLMQNADLVTYKATMAFRIAEAAQVLGSPDAAAAYVLD; this comes from the exons ATGAGAGCTCCGTCGCTGCCGCTTTCTTCTGTTGAGAGTTCCAAGCACCCCGAGTTTGCGACTGAGTCGACTCGGAGATCGACTCGGCGACTCACTGAGTCAAGGAGGAGCAGGAGGAGGAAGTCCGGAGTGGTGTTGCTTCGGAATCTGAGCACGGAAATGCCATCGGTGGAGATGAGACGGACGACCAGGGTTTTCGGGATGGGGATGGTGAAGGGTGGGGTCGATGGGGCTCGGGTCCTGCGTTCCGGGCGCCGCCTCTGGCCCGAATCCTCTGAGTCCAAGCTCGAGAGGGCCCGCAATGGCGACGAGGACTGGCTCAAACTCATGAAAAGCCATGCCGGAGAGTCTGTTGTTGGATTAAATCACAAGAAATGGGCTGGGGCCAACCAAGTCGGTAGTCCAAGACGAAACACCCCTGTTTTGAAGACCTCATTGGTCAAGAAGCCTCAAAGCAATGAGCTTTTGGCTGACTTGCTCAAAGAGCATAAGAGGTATGGGATTGTGTATACCCGAAAGAGGAAGCGTGCCAGTGCAAGTTTTTTAGGGAATGTAGAGAAGGAAAATGGATCTGATGATAGAATGTATGGGCGGAGGTTTGCTCGGAGGCAGAGGATGAAGAAGAGTAAGGAGTTGGATTCCCATCCGGGTTTTGTGTGCCCAGAAGTGCTATGCTTTTCGGTGGAGTCTTCATGGGCTCAGGGTTACTGGGCTGGTCGGTTTTTGTATTCTGTTTTGGTGTACATGACGAGGGCCAGTCTTGGGTTGACTGAATTTTCTGAGTTTCTTGCTTTAGAGCCGATTGGCAGCATTTTTGCCTCCTATGGCATTCAGTTCTCGCGG GATCGTTCTTGTACTAGGAGGTCTGGGGTTTGCAAGCTTTTTGGGGCCGAGCAGTTTATCCCATTGTTTTCTGTGGACTTTTCTGCAGTTCCTGGATGTTTTATGTTCATGCAGACCAGCATGCATCTTAGATTCCGTTGTCATCTAACTGTAAATAATCTGATTGATGGGCATGAAAATGGAGAATTTATTGATCAgggagatgatgatgatgatggtgaaaaAGTTGATTTTATTGAGAACAGGCATGCGTTGCATTCAAGTGTAAGAGTTCCCAAATTAGCTTGTAGAAGCACCCAGTATAGGAATGGTTTAACCTCGCGTGGTATTCAGAAGCGGCGGAGTTCATTGAGGAGAAGACGGTCTAGAAATCCTTCACTGGTTTCCCTACGCAAACCCAATGGAGCCCTAGTTTCTGAGTTAATCAGTATTAGGAAGAATGGCCTCCCTTTTTCTTCTGTAGAATCTAAGCATATGCTTAGGAAGTCAGTTTCATTATCTCTTGCAGGAAACTTGAAAGCAGAGAGTTTGACCATCGAGGGATCAAAACGGGATTTAGATTCGACAAGCTGCTCAGCGAATATATTGTTCACTGAATTAGACAAATGTTATAGAGAAGATGGGGCAACTGTCATGTTAGAAATGTCTTCATCTGGAGAGTGGCTTCTTGTGGTCAAGAAAAATGGATTAACCCGATACACTCACAAGGCAGAGAAAGTAATGAGGCCCTGCTCTAAAAACCGTATAACACAGGCTATAATATGGTCTGCAGATAGTAATGGTGATAATAATTGGAAGCTAGAGTTTCCCAATCGATGTGACTGGGCTATTTTTAAGGATCTTTACAAGGAGTGTTCTGATCGTGTTGTACCAGCTCCAGCTATTAAGTTCATCCCCGTGCCTGGGGTGCGTGAAGTCCCAGGTTATGCGGATAGCCACAGCACTCTGTTTGACAGACCAGAATCATACATTTATCTGAATGATGATGAGGTGTCTAGAGCCATGGCAAAGAGGACTGCGAATTATGACATGGACTCTGATGACGAGGAGTGGCTGAAAAAGTTCAACAGTGACTTCTTTGCGGAGAATGAACTTCATGACCATGTTTCAGAGgataattttgaattaatggTTGATGCGTTTGAGAAGGCATTTTATTGTAGACCGTATGATTTCGCTGATGAGAATGCAGCTGCTAATCTTTGTCTGGATATGGGGAGGAGGGAAGTAGTAGAGGCTATATATAGTTATTGGATGAATAAACGGAAGCAGAAAAGGTCATCATCACTGCTTAGGGTATTCCAG GGGCATCAATCGAAGAGAGCTCTGCTGGACCCAAAGCCTGTTCTGCGCAAGAGAAGATCATTCAAACGACAGCCAAGTCAATTTGGTAGAGGAAAACAACCAAGTTTCTTGCAAG CTATGGCTGCTGAACAAGATGCATTGCAAGAGCAGAATGCCATACATAAAGTTGAAGAAGCGAAAGCTGAGGCAGACAGATCCGTGGAATTAGCAATTCGCAAACGAAAAAGGGCTCAGTTGCTCATGCAGAATGCAGATTTGGTAACTTACAAAGCCACAATGGCCTTCAGAATTGCCGAGGCTGCTCAAGTTCTCGGATCGCCAGATGCTGCCGCCGCTTATGTACTTGATTGA